The Carassius gibelio isolate Cgi1373 ecotype wild population from Czech Republic chromosome B14, carGib1.2-hapl.c, whole genome shotgun sequence genome has a segment encoding these proteins:
- the LOC127971840 gene encoding neurogenin-1 — protein sequence METVYSDMDTSSCDYSFTHTDDEDSRSSLHSASPASSCGKPPASPAELQQKKRRRGRARNEATVHVVKKNRRMKANDRERNRMHNLNDALDALRSVLPAFPDDTKLTKIETLRFAHNYIWALSETIRIADQRQSKPRDPALLLPGLSCMKDAPSPGGDSCSWPSEASSSSSSPSYCNSDPGSPAAMDDFGYLQTNVIYSYHNFVPGVY from the coding sequence ATGGAGACTGTCTACTCCGACATGGACACCTCAAGCTGCGACTACTCCTTTACGCACACGGATGATGAGGACTCACGCAGCAGCCTCCACTCCGCGTCCCCCGCGTCCTCCTGCGGCAAGCCGCCTGCGTCTCCAGCCGAGCTCCAGCAGAAAAAGAGGCGCAGGGGGCGCGCCAGGAACGAAGCCACAGTGCACGTGGTGAAGAAGAACCGCCGGATGAAGGCCAACGACCGCGAGAGGAACAGAATGCACAACCTCAATGACGCCCTGGATGCCTTGAGAAGCGTGCTGCCTGCCTTTCCCGACGACACGAAGCTGACCAAAATCGAGACTCTGCGCTTTGCTCACAACTACATCTGGGCGCTTTCCGAGACCATCCGGATCGCAGACCAGCGGCAGAGCAAGCCCAGAGACCCTGCCCTGCTGCTGCCAGGACTAAGCTGCATGAAAGATGCGCCCAGCCCCGGAGGGGACTCTTGCTCCTGGCCATCCGAAGCATCCTCCTCGTCTTCATCCCCGTCTTACTGCAATTCAGACCCGGGCAGCCCCGCAGCCATGGACGATTTTGGATACTTGCAGACTAATGTAATTTACAGCTACCACAACTTCGTGCCTGGCGTCTATTAA
- the polr2g gene encoding DNA-directed RNA polymerase II subunit RPB7 codes for MFYHISLEHEILLHPRYFGPNLLNTVKQKLFTEVEGTCTGKYGFVIAVTTIDNIGAGVIQPGRGFVLYPVKYKAIVFRPFKGEVVDAVVTQVNKVGLFTEIGPMSCFISRHSIPSEMEFDPNSNPPCYKTVDEDIVIQQDDEIRLKIVGTRVDKNDIFAIGSLMDDYLGLVS; via the exons ATGTTTTATCAC ATCTCTTTGGAGCATGAGATTCTCCTGCATCCACGATACTTTGGACCGAATCTTTTGAACACTGTCAAGCAGAAGCTGTTCACTGAGGTGGAGGGAACATGTACTGGGAA GTATGGCTTTGTTATCGCAGTAACCACAATCGATAATATCGGAGCAGGTGTTATCCAGCCCGGCAGAGGTTTTGTGCTGTATCCCGTCAAATACAAAGCCATCGTGTTCCGCCCCTTTAAGGGAGAAGTTGTGGATGCTGTTGTCACACAGGTTAACAAA GTTGGACTCTTTACAGAAATTGGCCCCATGTCTTGTTTCATTTCTCGTCAT TCTATTCCCTCTGAGATGGAGTTTGACCCAAACTCAAATCCTCCGTGTTATAAGACAGTCGATGAG GACATTGTGATCCAACAAGATGATGAAATTCGACTGAAGATTGTGGGAACTCGAGTGGACAAGAATGATATT ttTGCCATTGGATCTCTCATGGATGACTACCTGG GTCTTGTGAGCTGA